One Gemmatimonadota bacterium DNA window includes the following coding sequences:
- a CDS encoding copper chaperone PCu(A)C, whose protein sequence is MRAVGGVLLPWLVLAGGSGCVRDAAAAPLRAADSAPAADSMATLALEQAWVEPGEAGTDTRAFLAITSQTAVPVAVGAVATRAARRVRLSGQASGPEFLAARGGFVIPAHGAIRMHPGGTWLALEELTVDLVPGDSIRLALAMPGALTLWVQAEVRALRLSAGSRPHSTSRS, encoded by the coding sequence TTGCGTGCAGTCGGCGGCGTGCTGCTGCCGTGGCTGGTCCTGGCGGGCGGTTCCGGGTGCGTCCGGGACGCGGCCGCGGCTCCGCTGCGTGCGGCCGACAGCGCGCCGGCCGCCGATTCGATGGCCACCCTCGCGCTGGAGCAGGCGTGGGTGGAACCGGGCGAGGCGGGAACGGACACGCGGGCCTTCCTGGCGATCACGAGCCAGACCGCGGTGCCGGTGGCGGTGGGCGCGGTGGCGACCCGTGCCGCGCGGCGGGTGCGGCTGTCGGGCCAGGCCAGCGGCCCCGAGTTCCTGGCGGCGCGCGGCGGGTTCGTCATCCCCGCGCACGGCGCCATCCGCATGCACCCGGGCGGTACCTGGCTCGCGCTGGAGGAACTCACGGTGGACCTGGTGCCCGGTGACAGCATCCGCCTGGCCCTGGCCATGCCCGGCGCGCTGACCCTGTGGGTGCAGGCCGAGGTCCGCGCGCTCCGCCTGTCTGCTGGTTCCCGTCCCCATTCCACATCGAGGTCCTGA
- a CDS encoding copper resistance protein CopC → MRFPTLVLGAAAALLVALPATLVHTKLVKAEPGIDATVATAPKQIRLWWSDRTDAALTSATLLKADRSPVGVIKFTETDDSLSSAGAVPVDLAPGKYLVMYKTAAHDGHVVRGTFGFTFDPAAKP, encoded by the coding sequence ATGCGGTTCCCCACCCTCGTCCTGGGCGCTGCCGCCGCCCTGCTGGTCGCGCTGCCGGCCACCCTGGTACACACCAAGCTGGTCAAGGCCGAGCCCGGCATCGACGCCACCGTGGCCACGGCGCCGAAGCAGATCCGCCTCTGGTGGAGCGACCGGACCGACGCCGCGCTCACCAGCGCCACCCTGCTCAAGGCCGATCGCTCGCCGGTCGGCGTGATCAAGTTCACCGAGACCGACGACAGCCTCTCCTCCGCCGGCGCGGTGCCGGTGGACCTCGCCCCCGGCAAGTACCTGGTGATGTACAAGACCGCCGCACACGACGGCCACGTGGTGCGCGGCACCTTTGGATTCACCTTCGACCCCGCGGCCAAGCCCTGA
- a CDS encoding CocE/NonD family hydrolase gives MAGAQRLSGQDSLVVDSAVAIPMRDGVVLMADIWRPAAPGPFPVLVYRTPYDRQDAAAASGITRAAVARGYAVLLQDVRGRYGSGGEFEPYRHEGADGYDTIEWAARQSWSTGAVGTIGLSYPAAVQWLAALQRPPALKAMAPAMTYATPESFWYAGGVWDGSWLDWTWFNIAPDLRRRLGRPGPRTDAEAAAAWEREGPRARRHRPLGTLPDFQGIAPWYYEWMRHPPRDPWWSWAALEGRYSQVGAAVLNLSGWFDEPYGARGAADNFSALVQARRPGAPRAALILGPWTHGVGAVQRTTAGDRDFGPAAALAYAEMVLRWMDRYVKGERNGVDDEPPVRVFVMGENRWRTAPGWPLPGTRTDTLFLQPPERDGQSGRLEAQPPIRGASETSLRADPAAPLADPYDGRAGAHDYRALVGRPDVAVFETAPFTEPRDVIGAVVGEFAVAASVPDYDLWLQLYDVAPDGTAWNLSAPAPRCSARATARAGPPASSRARARSPGSGSMASSPPTVSSPDTGSASCSRPRSSRSSR, from the coding sequence GTGGCCGGCGCCCAGCGCCTTTCGGGGCAGGACAGCCTCGTCGTCGACAGCGCCGTGGCGATCCCCATGCGCGACGGCGTGGTGCTCATGGCCGACATCTGGCGCCCCGCCGCCCCGGGCCCCTTCCCGGTCCTCGTCTACCGCACGCCGTACGACCGGCAGGACGCCGCGGCGGCCTCCGGGATCACCCGCGCCGCCGTGGCCCGCGGCTATGCCGTGCTCCTCCAGGACGTCCGCGGCCGCTACGGCTCCGGCGGCGAGTTCGAGCCGTATCGCCACGAGGGCGCCGACGGGTACGACACCATCGAGTGGGCCGCGCGGCAATCCTGGTCCACTGGGGCGGTGGGCACCATCGGCCTCTCCTACCCCGCCGCGGTGCAGTGGCTCGCCGCCCTGCAGCGCCCCCCGGCGCTCAAGGCGATGGCGCCGGCCATGACCTACGCCACGCCGGAATCGTTCTGGTACGCCGGCGGTGTCTGGGACGGGTCGTGGCTCGACTGGACCTGGTTCAACATCGCCCCCGACCTGCGCCGCCGCCTGGGCCGCCCCGGGCCGCGCACCGATGCCGAGGCCGCCGCCGCGTGGGAACGGGAGGGCCCCCGGGCCCGCCGCCATCGCCCCCTCGGCACGCTGCCCGACTTCCAGGGCATCGCCCCCTGGTACTACGAATGGATGCGGCACCCCCCTCGGGACCCCTGGTGGAGCTGGGCCGCGCTCGAGGGCCGCTACAGCCAGGTCGGCGCCGCCGTGCTCAACCTCTCCGGCTGGTTCGACGAACCCTATGGCGCCCGCGGCGCCGCCGACAACTTCTCCGCCCTGGTGCAGGCCCGTCGCCCCGGCGCGCCGCGGGCCGCGCTGATCCTCGGCCCCTGGACCCACGGCGTGGGCGCGGTGCAGCGCACCACCGCCGGCGACCGGGACTTCGGCCCCGCCGCCGCGCTGGCGTACGCCGAGATGGTGCTGCGCTGGATGGACCGCTACGTGAAGGGCGAACGGAACGGGGTCGACGACGAGCCGCCGGTGCGGGTCTTCGTGATGGGCGAGAACCGCTGGCGCACCGCCCCCGGCTGGCCGCTTCCGGGCACGCGCACGGATACGCTCTTTCTGCAGCCGCCGGAGCGCGACGGACAGTCCGGCCGCCTGGAGGCGCAGCCGCCGATCCGCGGCGCCTCCGAGACCAGCCTCCGCGCCGACCCCGCCGCGCCCCTCGCCGACCCGTACGACGGCCGCGCCGGCGCGCACGACTACCGGGCGCTCGTGGGCCGCCCCGACGTCGCGGTCTTCGAGACGGCGCCCTTCACCGAGCCGCGCGACGTCATCGGTGCCGTGGTGGGCGAGTTCGCCGTCGCCGCCTCGGTGCCCGACTACGATCTCTGGCTGCAGCTCTACGACGTGGCGCCCGACGGCACCGCCTGGAACCTCTCCGCCCCGGCACCGCGCTGCTCCGCGCGAGCTACCGCCAGGGCGGGCCCGCCCGCATCCTCCCGCGCGAGGGCGAGGTCACCCGGCTCCGGTTCGATGGCCTCCTCACCGCCAACCGTGTCCTCCCCGGACACCGGCTCCGCATCGTGCTCTCGGCCGCGTTCGTCCCGCTCTTCTCGGTGA
- a CDS encoding CopD family protein yields MDTEPATLPLDLFAASRAVAYLATLTLVGACAFVALIPRWRDPADDEHSLAARSLARAWRLAGVVAFLLLLADLGRGVGQLQSFLDPGEPMSWAAARPMLIDSAWGHGWLAQLATTTVALLLILVVTRRPALRLALAGTAVLAVVGSTPLTGHAGEHPWGASFGIGLHAVHLLGGGLWLGTLTTLAVAALPLVGGPAGGPPGDHGALARLVGAFSPLALVGATLAIGAGLVLGYAYVGSLSALTSTVYGRALLVKSALLLLTMALGAWNWRRVSPTLGRAEGSARLRRSATVELVIGLLLVATTAVLVALPAPGL; encoded by the coding sequence GTGGATACCGAACCCGCGACCCTCCCCCTCGATCTCTTCGCCGCCAGTCGCGCCGTCGCCTACCTGGCGACCCTGACGCTGGTCGGCGCCTGCGCCTTCGTGGCCCTCATTCCCCGCTGGCGCGACCCCGCCGACGACGAGCACTCCCTCGCCGCCCGGTCACTGGCCCGCGCCTGGCGGCTGGCCGGGGTCGTCGCGTTCCTCTTGCTGCTTGCCGACCTGGGTCGGGGCGTGGGCCAGCTGCAGAGCTTCCTCGATCCCGGCGAGCCGATGAGCTGGGCCGCCGCGCGCCCCATGCTGATCGACAGCGCCTGGGGCCACGGCTGGCTGGCCCAGCTGGCCACCACCACGGTCGCCCTCCTGCTGATCCTGGTGGTCACGCGCCGCCCCGCCCTCCGGCTCGCGCTCGCCGGCACCGCGGTCCTCGCCGTGGTGGGCAGCACCCCGCTCACCGGCCACGCCGGCGAACACCCGTGGGGCGCCAGCTTCGGCATCGGGCTCCACGCCGTGCACCTCCTCGGCGGTGGACTCTGGCTCGGGACCCTGACCACCCTCGCCGTCGCGGCCCTGCCGCTGGTGGGCGGGCCCGCCGGGGGGCCGCCAGGGGATCACGGCGCGCTGGCCCGGCTGGTCGGCGCCTTCTCGCCCCTGGCGCTGGTCGGCGCCACCCTCGCGATCGGCGCCGGCCTCGTGCTGGGGTATGCCTACGTGGGAAGCCTCTCCGCCCTCACCAGCACGGTGTACGGCCGCGCACTGCTGGTGAAGTCCGCGCTGCTGCTGCTCACGATGGCGCTCGGGGCCTGGAACTGGCGGCGCGTGTCCCCCACGCTTGGCCGCGCGGAGGGCAGCGCCCGGCTCCGTCGCTCGGCCACGGTCGAGCTCGTCATCGGCCTCCTGCTCGTGGCCACCACGGCCGTGCTGGTGGCGCTTCCCGCCCCGGGACTGTGA
- a CDS encoding SCO family protein: MRALLLCSLLAALACQGRGPRPFSGEGLAGPAVVPPLAKPELVLTATDGTRYDLQRDTEGVVTLLFFGYTSCPDRCPIQLANIAAALKRMDPARAERIRTVFVTVDPRRDTPGRIRAYLDHFDRRFVGLTGDSASIAYAFTQLRLGHPMPPDPVAGDSGTYTINHNVAVFAFTPDNLAHVAYLSGFTPDQWLHDLTLLADGS; this comes from the coding sequence ATGCGCGCCCTCCTCCTGTGCAGCCTCCTCGCCGCCCTCGCCTGCCAGGGCCGCGGCCCGCGGCCGTTCTCCGGCGAGGGGCTCGCCGGGCCGGCGGTCGTGCCGCCGCTCGCCAAGCCGGAGCTGGTGCTCACCGCCACCGACGGCACTCGCTACGACCTGCAGCGGGACACCGAGGGCGTGGTCACCCTGCTCTTCTTCGGGTACACCTCCTGCCCCGATCGCTGCCCGATCCAGCTCGCGAACATCGCGGCGGCACTCAAGCGGATGGATCCGGCGCGGGCGGAGCGGATCCGGACCGTCTTCGTCACGGTGGACCCCCGCCGCGACACACCCGGGCGCATTCGCGCCTATCTTGATCACTTCGACCGGCGGTTCGTCGGGCTCACCGGGGACAGCGCGTCGATCGCGTACGCGTTCACCCAGCTCCGGCTGGGGCACCCGATGCCGCCGGACCCCGTCGCCGGGGACAGCGGGACGTACACGATCAACCACAACGTGGCCGTCTTTGCCTTCACCCCCGACAACCTCGCTCACGTGGCCTATCTGTCGGGGTTCACCCCCGACCAGTGGCTCCACGACCTGACCCTGCTCGCGGACGGATCCTGA
- a CDS encoding SCO family protein: protein MQARSAQGVQSGRARRPKVEPPIRKPDFILTTTDGRPYDFRKETEGRVALLFFGYTHCPDVCPVHLANIAAVLKKLSPEVNNAVQVVFVTTDPVRDTPEAMRAWLDKFDPRFIGLTGDSLALLNAIGQLPFGKPVIERLPGDTAYYVGHPASVIAFTRDNLAHVVYPFGIRQQDWARDLPLLAEQ, encoded by the coding sequence CTGCAAGCCCGCAGCGCCCAAGGTGTTCAATCCGGACGGGCTCGCCGCCCCAAGGTCGAACCCCCGATCCGCAAGCCGGACTTCATCCTGACCACCACCGATGGCCGGCCCTACGACTTCCGCAAGGAAACCGAGGGCAGGGTGGCGCTGCTGTTCTTCGGCTACACCCACTGCCCCGACGTCTGCCCGGTGCACCTGGCCAACATCGCCGCGGTGCTCAAGAAGCTCTCGCCCGAGGTGAACAACGCCGTGCAGGTGGTGTTCGTCACCACCGACCCGGTGCGCGACACGCCCGAGGCGATGCGCGCCTGGCTCGACAAGTTCGACCCGCGCTTCATCGGGCTCACGGGCGACTCGCTCGCGCTCCTCAATGCCATCGGCCAGCTGCCCTTCGGCAAGCCCGTCATCGAGCGCCTCCCCGGGGACACCGCCTACTACGTCGGCCACCCGGCCTCGGTCATCGCCTTCACCCGCGACAACCTGGCCCACGTGGTCTACCCCTTCGGCATCCGGCAGCAGGACTGGGCCCGCGACCTCCCACTTCTCGCGGAGCAGTGA
- a CDS encoding copper chaperone PCu(A)C — MQHRLRPAAKLAALLLMAGCAGGPPAATATAGDLRLTNGFAYEPIIQASGAAYVEITNRGTTPDTLLGASSPAAAGAMLHGGSMAHVMTLPIPAGGTLALAPGGTHIMLTDFVAMPEAGDSLTLILTFARAGSVTLQLPVRKYGDE; from the coding sequence ATGCAACACCGCCTCCGACCCGCCGCGAAACTCGCGGCCCTCCTCCTGATGGCCGGATGCGCCGGCGGGCCGCCGGCGGCCACCGCCACCGCGGGCGACCTGCGGCTCACCAACGGCTTCGCCTACGAGCCGATCATCCAGGCGAGCGGCGCCGCCTATGTCGAGATCACCAATCGCGGCACCACCCCCGACACGCTCCTCGGCGCCTCGAGCCCGGCCGCCGCGGGCGCCATGCTCCACGGTGGCAGCATGGCGCACGTGATGACGCTGCCCATCCCGGCCGGCGGCACCCTCGCGCTGGCCCCCGGTGGCACCCACATCATGCTGACGGACTTCGTGGCCATGCCCGAGGCCGGGGATTCGCTGACCCTGATCCTGACCTTTGCGCGCGCGGGCAGCGTCACGCTGCAGCTGCCGGTGCGGAAGTACGGCGACGAATGA
- a CDS encoding cytochrome c oxidase assembly protein, producing MNWWCAATGQSWTWEWRAFPGVWLFVVAVAAGYFRLRRGAGAPGRGGTWFAIGLLLLWVALDWPLGALGAGYLLSAHTVSYILLSLVAPPCLILGFDTADVRRALARPGAAALLRAAARPGPALAGFSAILFITHIPSVVDALMASQLGALLVDLAWIGGGLWLWWPVMAPTPEVSTFRRPLKMAYLFAATLPAIIPSAFLTFAEYPLYATYELAPRVARLLTAQEDQKIAGLLMKLVGDLPIWFAFGVIFFRWSRDAEAAAPPPVHPSAVAR from the coding sequence ATGAACTGGTGGTGCGCGGCGACGGGGCAGAGCTGGACGTGGGAGTGGCGGGCCTTCCCCGGAGTCTGGTTGTTCGTGGTGGCGGTGGCCGCCGGGTACTTCCGGCTGCGGCGGGGTGCCGGGGCGCCGGGCCGCGGCGGCACCTGGTTCGCCATCGGCCTCCTGCTGCTGTGGGTCGCCCTCGACTGGCCCCTCGGTGCCCTCGGCGCCGGTTACCTGCTCAGCGCGCACACCGTCAGCTACATCCTGCTGTCGCTGGTGGCCCCGCCCTGCCTCATCCTGGGCTTCGATACGGCGGATGTCCGGCGCGCCCTCGCGCGCCCCGGCGCGGCGGCCCTGCTCCGCGCCGCGGCCCGCCCCGGGCCGGCGCTGGCGGGGTTCAGCGCCATCCTGTTCATCACCCACATCCCATCGGTGGTGGACGCGCTGATGGCGAGCCAGCTCGGCGCGCTGCTCGTGGACCTCGCGTGGATCGGCGGCGGACTGTGGCTCTGGTGGCCGGTGATGGCGCCGACTCCGGAGGTGTCCACCTTCCGGCGGCCGCTCAAGATGGCCTACCTCTTCGCCGCCACCCTCCCGGCGATCATCCCCAGCGCCTTCCTCACGTTCGCGGAGTACCCGCTCTACGCCACGTATGAGCTCGCGCCCCGCGTGGCCCGCCTGCTGACCGCGCAGGAAGACCAGAAGATCGCCGGCCTCCTCATGAAGCTGGTGGGAGACCTGCCGATCTGGTTCGCGTTCGGGGTGATTTTCTTCCGGTGGTCCCGCGATGCCGAGGCGGCGGCGCCGCCCCCGGTCCATCCCAGCGCGGTGGCGCGCTGA
- a CDS encoding GAF domain-containing protein codes for MLALSFALQSVLPHDAYELLIPDSEGAHYYRLALHGHGVLWGDPALARPAAELNPTLLFGERNTVLVGDTAAAYVPRVPELVTVRGPELPPRSLIGVRLRVVERPVGYLLLGSAGPEFYQAADLAILDRVGALLAPRVDALVLGWQFSVLKSQFDLLRHVPMHLARVAELLAATPFLGEGSRQFVQLAGALLPVTALEFAVRLTDERRVAVVRPGAATPLADLPQEPIEGTGVAQVVRGELPYLLTAQDEGQGAVSVLVVPLRTGGRVLGAMAMTARGSESFSRTDMALAQQLADLAAPHLELARRSGGLGGPIMPGWRRTEVREQVEEE; via the coding sequence ATGCTGGCGCTGTCGTTCGCCCTGCAGTCCGTGCTGCCGCACGACGCCTACGAGCTGCTGATTCCCGATTCCGAGGGGGCGCACTACTACCGGCTGGCGCTGCACGGGCACGGCGTGCTGTGGGGCGACCCCGCGCTGGCCCGCCCGGCGGCCGAGCTCAACCCCACCCTGCTCTTCGGCGAGCGGAACACGGTGCTGGTCGGCGACACCGCGGCGGCCTACGTGCCGCGGGTGCCCGAGCTGGTGACGGTCCGGGGGCCCGAGCTGCCTCCGCGCTCGCTGATCGGGGTGCGGCTGCGGGTGGTGGAGCGGCCGGTGGGGTACCTGCTGCTGGGGAGCGCGGGGCCGGAGTTCTACCAGGCCGCGGACCTCGCGATCCTCGACCGGGTGGGCGCCCTGCTCGCGCCGCGGGTGGACGCGCTGGTGCTCGGCTGGCAGTTCAGCGTGCTCAAGTCGCAGTTCGACCTGCTGCGGCACGTGCCGATGCACCTGGCGCGGGTGGCGGAGCTGCTCGCGGCCACGCCCTTCCTGGGCGAGGGGAGCCGGCAGTTCGTGCAGCTGGCGGGGGCGCTGCTGCCGGTGACGGCGCTCGAGTTCGCGGTGCGCCTCACCGATGAGCGCCGGGTGGCGGTGGTGCGCCCCGGGGCGGCGACGCCGCTCGCCGACCTGCCGCAGGAGCCCATCGAGGGCACCGGGGTGGCGCAGGTGGTGCGCGGGGAGCTGCCCTACCTGCTCACCGCACAGGACGAGGGCCAGGGCGCGGTCTCGGTGCTGGTGGTGCCGCTCCGCACCGGTGGCCGGGTCCTTGGGGCCATGGCCATGACCGCGCGCGGCAGCGAGTCCTTCTCCCGGACGGACATGGCGCTGGCGCAGCAGCTGGCCGACCTGGCCGCGCCGCACCTGGAACTGGCGCGCCGCAGCGGCGGCCTGGGCGGACCGATCATGCCGGGCTGGCGGCGGACCGAGGTCCGGGAGCAGGTCGAGGAGGAGTAG
- a CDS encoding heavy-metal-associated domain-containing protein, whose protein sequence is MQNITLHISGMSCSHCLNAVNRAVAGVPGVGVRSVTIGRADLTVPDDGTAALVKAAIEEAGYKVEGTA, encoded by the coding sequence ATGCAAAATATCACGTTACACATCTCAGGCATGTCCTGCTCCCACTGCCTGAACGCGGTCAACCGCGCGGTGGCGGGAGTCCCAGGGGTCGGGGTACGGTCGGTGACAATCGGTCGCGCCGACCTCACCGTGCCCGACGACGGGACGGCCGCGCTGGTGAAGGCCGCCATTGAGGAGGCGGGATACAAGGTCGAGGGTACGGCCTGA
- a CDS encoding heavy metal translocating P-type ATPase yields MSDTATPAPPEPTVEFAVSGMTCAACSARVQRQLEKTPGVARASVNLMTNAATVAYDPARTSPHDLAAVIRDTGYGAELPAPDQTVEEELAAEEARYERELQRLRLKVVLTLGAAVVAMLLGAPLMLHGTPPHAADPLSRAMMAVNLLLVRALPPLGRLDPHLVRLGMLALVPPLVVWAGWRFFAAAWAALRHRAADMNTLIALGSIAALALSAVNTLASRALQRRGLEPDVYYEAVLWIVGFVLLGNYFEGRARHRTGAAIRRLAGLRPDRAIVLRDGTETEVAIASVLPGDQVLVRPGQRIPVDGVVVEGQSAVDESMLTGEPMPVHRGPGGEVVGGTLNGGGALRMRALRVGRDTVLSRILRLVRDAQGQKPPIQRLADRIAAVFVPVVIGLAALTFAGWLWLGPAPAWSTRSWPRCPCWSSPAPAPWGSRCPRP; encoded by the coding sequence ATGAGCGACACCGCCACCCCCGCGCCCCCCGAACCAACCGTAGAGTTCGCGGTCTCCGGGATGACCTGCGCCGCGTGCAGCGCGCGGGTCCAGCGCCAGCTCGAGAAGACGCCGGGGGTGGCCCGGGCCAGCGTGAACCTCATGACCAACGCGGCCACGGTTGCCTACGACCCCGCCCGCACCTCCCCCCACGACCTCGCCGCGGTGATCCGGGATACCGGGTATGGCGCCGAGCTCCCGGCCCCGGACCAGACCGTCGAGGAGGAGCTCGCCGCGGAGGAGGCCCGCTACGAGCGCGAACTCCAGCGCCTGCGGCTCAAGGTGGTCCTGACCCTCGGCGCCGCGGTGGTCGCCATGCTGCTCGGCGCGCCCCTCATGCTGCACGGCACCCCGCCACACGCCGCCGATCCGCTCTCCCGCGCCATGATGGCGGTGAACCTGCTGCTCGTCCGGGCACTCCCCCCGCTGGGCCGCCTCGATCCCCACCTGGTGCGCCTCGGCATGCTGGCCCTGGTGCCCCCCCTGGTGGTCTGGGCGGGCTGGCGGTTCTTCGCGGCGGCCTGGGCGGCGCTCCGCCATCGCGCCGCCGACATGAACACCCTGATCGCCCTCGGCAGCATCGCCGCCCTGGCGCTCAGCGCGGTGAACACCCTCGCCAGCCGCGCGCTGCAGCGGCGCGGGCTCGAGCCCGACGTCTACTACGAGGCGGTGCTCTGGATCGTCGGCTTCGTGCTGCTCGGGAACTACTTCGAGGGCCGGGCCAGGCACCGCACCGGCGCCGCCATCCGGCGGCTGGCCGGGCTCCGCCCCGACCGGGCCATCGTGCTGCGCGATGGCACCGAGACTGAAGTCGCCATCGCCTCGGTGCTCCCCGGCGACCAGGTCCTGGTGCGCCCCGGGCAGCGGATCCCGGTGGATGGCGTGGTGGTCGAGGGGCAGAGCGCGGTGGATGAGTCGATGCTCACCGGTGAGCCGATGCCAGTGCACCGCGGCCCAGGCGGCGAGGTGGTGGGCGGCACCCTCAATGGCGGTGGGGCCCTGCGCATGCGCGCCCTGCGCGTGGGGCGGGACACCGTGCTCTCACGGATCCTGCGGCTGGTCCGCGATGCCCAGGGCCAGAAGCCGCCGATCCAGCGCCTCGCCGACCGCATCGCCGCCGTCTTCGTGCCGGTGGTGATCGGCCTCGCCGCCCTGACCTTCGCCGGCTGGCTCTGGCTGGGCCCGGCCCCCGCGTGGTCAACGCGGTCGTGGCCGCGGTGTCCGTGCTGGTCATCGCCTGCCCCTGCGCCATGGGGCTCGCGGTGCCCACGGCCGTGA
- a CDS encoding heavy metal translocating P-type ATPase — translation MSVLVIACPCAMGLAVPTAVMVATGRGAELGVLIKGGDALERAAAVDTVVLDKTGTITEGRPTVTRVVPAAALAADDLLRLAASLERLSEHPLGGAIVRAAEQRGLALADPSFFYSDAGLGVRGRVEGREVAVGNARLLAQLGVEPPAAADTRATEVHVVVDGTLGGTLEITDPVRPTSAAAIARLGARGIAVVMLTGDQPAAAGHVAAAVGITRVVAGVLPDGKLAEIRRLQGEGHVVAMVGDGINDAPALAAADVGVAMGTGTDTAMDAGQVTLVKGDLDGVATAFALSRATLRTIRQNLFWAFAYNVVSIPVAAGLLYPLLGWRLNPAIAAGAMALSSVSVVTNSLRLRRARG, via the coding sequence GTGTCCGTGCTGGTCATCGCCTGCCCCTGCGCCATGGGGCTCGCGGTGCCCACGGCCGTGATGGTGGCGACCGGTCGCGGCGCCGAGCTGGGCGTGCTCATCAAGGGGGGCGATGCGCTGGAGCGCGCGGCGGCGGTCGACACCGTCGTGCTCGACAAGACCGGGACCATCACCGAGGGCCGCCCCACGGTCACGCGGGTCGTGCCGGCGGCGGCCCTCGCCGCCGACGACCTCCTGCGCCTCGCGGCCTCGCTCGAGCGGCTGAGCGAGCACCCCCTGGGCGGCGCCATCGTGCGGGCGGCCGAGCAGCGTGGACTGGCCCTCGCCGACCCGTCGTTCTTCTACAGCGACGCCGGGCTCGGCGTCCGCGGCCGGGTGGAGGGGCGCGAGGTGGCGGTGGGCAACGCCCGGCTGCTCGCGCAGCTTGGCGTCGAGCCGCCTGCCGCGGCGGACACCCGTGCCACCGAGGTCCATGTGGTGGTGGATGGCACGCTGGGCGGCACCCTCGAGATCACCGACCCGGTCCGGCCCACCAGCGCCGCGGCCATCGCCCGCCTGGGCGCGCGCGGCATCGCGGTCGTGATGCTCACCGGCGACCAGCCTGCGGCCGCCGGCCACGTGGCCGCCGCGGTGGGGATCACGCGCGTGGTGGCCGGGGTCCTCCCGGATGGCAAGCTGGCGGAGATCCGGCGGCTGCAGGGGGAGGGACACGTGGTGGCCATGGTGGGCGACGGCATCAACGACGCCCCCGCCCTGGCGGCGGCGGATGTCGGCGTGGCGATGGGCACCGGCACCGATACCGCCATGGACGCGGGGCAGGTCACCCTCGTCAAGGGCGACCTCGACGGCGTGGCCACCGCCTTCGCGCTCAGCCGCGCCACCCTGCGCACCATCCGGCAGAACCTGTTCTGGGCCTTCGCCTACAACGTGGTGAGCATCCCCGTCGCGGCCGGCCTCCTCTACCCGCTGCTCGGCTGGCGCCTCAACCCGGCCATCGCCGCCGGGGCGATGGCCCTGAGCAGCGTCAGCGTCGTCACCAACAGCCTGCGGCTGCGCCGGGCGCGCGGCTGA
- a CDS encoding metal-sensitive transcriptional regulator yields MPDETLPCACAAGDDRHAVAVDPEIKATVLTRLRRIEGQVRGLQKMVEEERYCTDIITQVTSVQEALRGVSRSLLRNHLKHCASAAIRADDPAAAEAVYDELADLLFRGAR; encoded by the coding sequence ATGCCGGACGAGACCCTGCCCTGTGCCTGCGCCGCCGGCGATGACCGGCACGCCGTGGCGGTGGACCCCGAGATCAAGGCCACCGTGTTGACCCGGTTGCGCCGCATCGAGGGCCAGGTGCGCGGGCTGCAGAAGATGGTGGAGGAGGAACGCTATTGCACCGACATCATCACCCAGGTCACCTCGGTGCAGGAGGCGCTGCGCGGCGTGAGCCGGTCGCTGCTCCGGAACCACCTGAAGCACTGCGCCTCCGCGGCCATCCGGGCGGACGACCCGGCCGCCGCGGAGGCGGTGTACGACGAGCTCGCCGACCTGCTCTTCCGCGGCGCGCGCTAG